A genome region from Camelina sativa cultivar DH55 chromosome 10, Cs, whole genome shotgun sequence includes the following:
- the LOC104717846 gene encoding uncharacterized protein At5g49945-like has product MNRLLSFFSIALIAFLCLHHRVHASPSSDFEGFDAEDDDVSEDSSELHHSLRPPLLTQSESTVLDLEPSPESDSTPPVSSKSDPPTQSVKPSSSVSFDYWDEDEFEGLPEEEKSTESPVVSDNATPSSDPQTPDLDSASETADTEVPKKKQSYAVEIVCVSILIGYAINYFTGKRENENLALAWASKFGLKDTIFEKNFSLLGVGEGEDSPLLLKEATNVFKFYASGRRYCHGLLATMELKSRHDLISRLFNSVVPCKDEISFEVYMNDESMDHIVFAMARKKAAKTMHKELRDLQRFGGMVPVPGGRKWVSDELAVVSESKEVAGDMITDVALDQVFGDKAFERFGKYFISMHFSDQHPGKHRKMLLFKFALPDAKNMDDMVRLIALIPYYIDLVGRYKLSSQAKNKTDGARQKAAQEAYKELQNVRHEALLRKKAEKKKVLEEAEAKLSAEALRKKEAKERARQMKKSMPKVKMSRGH; this is encoded by the exons ATGAATCGtctcctttctttcttctccatcgCTCTGATTGCTTTCCTCTGCCTTCATCATCGTGTTCACGCGTCCCCTTCTTCCGACTTCGAAGGTTTCGATGCTGAAGACGACGATGTCTCCGAAGACTCCAGTGAGCTTCACCACTCGCTTCGCCCTCCTCTTCTGACTCAGTCTGAGTCAACGGTTCTAGATCTGGAACCATCTCCCGAATCTGATTCTACTCCTCCGGTTTCCTCTAAATCGGATCCTCCGACTCAGTCCGTGAAGCCTTCTTCGTCAGTCTCTTTCGATTACTGGGATGAAGATGAGTTCGAAGGGTTGCCTGAGGAAGAGAAATCGACTGAATCTCCGGTTGTTTCCGATAACGCCACTCCTTCCTCCGATCCACAGACGCCAGATCTTGACTCTGCTTCTGAAACTGCGGATACTGAGGTTCCGAAGAAGAAGCAATCTTACGCGGTGGAGATCGTTTGCGTCTCTATCTTGATTGGTTACGCGATCAATTACTTCACCGGGAAACGTGAGAATGAGAATCTTGCTTTGGCTTGGGCTTCCAAATTTGGTCTTAAGGATACCATTTTTGAGAAAAACTTTAGTTTGCTTGGAGTTGGTGAAGGAGAGGACTCGCCTTTGTTGCTTAAAGAAGCGACGAATGTGTTTAAGTTCTACGCCAGTGGCCGTAGGTATTGCCATGGGCTATTGGCGACCATGGAGCTTAAGAGTAGACACGATCTCATCTCGAGGCTTTTTAACTCGGTTGTGCCTTGTAAAGATGAGATTAGTTTTGAGGTTTATATGAATGATGAATCTATGGATCACATTGTGTTTGCGATGGCGAGGAAGAAGGCGGCGAAAACGATGCACAAGGAGCTGAGGGATCTACAGAGGTTTGGAGGAATGGTGCCCGTTCCCGGGGGAAGGAAGTGGGTGTCGGATGAGTTAGCTGTGGTCTCTGAGTCCAAGGAGGTAGCTGGGGATATGATCACAGATGTTGCACTTGATCAG GTCTTTGGTGACAAGGCTTTCGAAAGGTTTGGGAAGTATTTCATCTCAATGCATTTTTCGGATCAACATCCTGGCAAACACAGGAAGATGCTGCTTTTCAAGTTTGCCCTGCCTGATGCTAAAAACATGGATGATATGGTTCGGCTTATAGCGCTAATACCGTATTACATTGACTTAGTTGGACGCTACAAGCTCAGCTCCCAG GCAAAGAACAAAACTGACGGTGCTAGGCAGAAGGCCGCTCAAGAAGCATACAAAGAACTTCAGAATGTGAGACATGAGGCGTTGCTGAGAAAGAAAGCCGAAAAGAAGAAAGTATTGGAGGAGGCAGAGGCAAAGCTTAGCGCCGAGGCACTaaggaagaaagaagcaaaagaacgtGCACGCCAGATGAAAAAGTCAATGCCAAAAGTTAAGATGAGTCGTGGCCACTAG
- the LOC104717845 gene encoding bark storage protein A-like, protein MASHDHTLKYCLLPLLFIIFISFSHVSPTPLHKLDSAITIRKVNRRGPYIGLVTVFETEEDAFLGSVDFRPDPTHPFLDLSGRRFRIGKIHGKKVVYVRCGIGMVNAAAATQQMLDVFNVKGIVHFGIAGNINNSMSIGDVSIPKQITNAGLWDWLNPDKTKGGEDVAYLDVGNYNVPRGDGKNELGTIGYSYEELYSVNGPINSPQKVFWINTTQDWLHLAAGLEKMELLQCVNASLCLPEKPKLVVGLKAATADIFVDNAAYRTFLYNSFGVSSSDMESSAVAMTCVSNGYPIIVIRGLSDLAGVGDNTVRKFGSLAATNTAKAVLEFIKKLPSSHNTNPYA, encoded by the exons ATGGCTTCCCATGACCACACTCTTAAatattgtcttcttcctctgctcttcatcatcttcatctctttctcacACGTTTCGCCCACACCTTTACACAAACTAGATTCCGCCATTACCATCAGAAAAGTCAACCGTAGAGGACCTTACATCGGCCTCGTGACTGTCTTTGAGACCGAGGAAGATGCTTTTCTCGGCAGTGTCGATTTCAGACCCGACCCTACTCATCCCTTCTTAGATCTCTCTG GAAGACGTTTTCGGATTGGGAAAATTCATGGCAAGAAGGTTGTGTATGTCAGATGCGGCATAGGAATG GTGAacgcagcagcagcaacacAACAGATGTTAGATGTGTTCAATGTGAAAGGGATCGTTCACTTTGGTATTGCAGGAAATATAAACAACTCAATGTCCATAGGAGATGTGAGCATTCCTAAGCAAATCACCAATGCTGGCTTGTGGGACTGGCTg AATCCAGACAAAACAAAGGGAGGTGAGGATGTAGCCTACTTAGATGTCGGGAACTATAATGTTCCACGAGGAGATGGCAAAAACGAGCTAGGGACTATTGGATATAGTTACGAGGAATTATATTCAGTCAATGGTCCTATCAATTCACCTCAGAAAGTGTTTTGGATCAATACAACTCAAGATTGGCTTCATCTTGCAGCTGGTCTAGAG AAGATGGAGCTTTTGCAGTGTGTGAATGCAAGTTTGTGTCTTCCAGAGAAACCAAAATTGGTGGTCGGATTAAAAGCAGCCACTGCTGACATATTTGTAGATAATGCAGCCTATAGAACTTTCTTATACAACAGTTTCGGGGTTTCTTCGTCAGATATGGAGAGTTCTGCCGTGGCTATG ACGTGCGTGTCAAATGGGTATCCGATAATTGTGATAAGGGGACTATCAGATTTAGCTGGAGTAGGAGATAACACTGTTAGAAAATTTGGATCTTTGGCTGCCACTAACACTGCGAAAGCTGTATTAGAGTTCATTAAGAAGCTCCCATCGTCCCACAACACTAATCCCTACGCGTAA